The genomic DNA ATAGTCACTTCTGCACATACCGGTGTCGCCTTGCTGCATCTACTTTGTGCTGCCGCGACAGATTTTTCAAAAATTCGCTTGGGAAAAATACAACCCTCGGGATAAACAACCGCTATTCGAACCCGAATCAAGGAGACTGCAATGTATCGAAAGGACCGACTTTTTACGTGGTGTTAGAAACCACATTGCAGTGCTGTCGCGCGTCTACGCCCGACACGAATTTCTCCAGAATAAGATTCAAGATCGGATACGTCCATGCATCCCCCGTTTTATGTTGTCGATCACAAGATCGGCCCCGATGTCTATCATCATACAGATCATAAACCCGTCATCCGGCGGACCGCCCCCGCAAGGCTTGCGCTGACCGCAACAGCCTCGGGTTGGCCGCCTGTGCCGATGGCGACAGGCGCGTTCAGCGATAATGGCGCACTCTATCTGCCTAGCGGGGCCATGCTCGCGCCGCACCCCGCTTTGCAGATCGTGCCACCGCCGCAACGCACGCTGCGCGATTTCATTGGCCGGCTTCTTATCCGGACCGGTCAGCGCATGATCATGGAAAACCGCGCCTGAGGGAATTGACCCTCAGCGCGGAACGCTTACCTGTAGTAAGAGATTATCAGACACAGGATCGCCCATGTTCTTTCGCTCCGCCGCAACGCTTTTGTTGTCATGCATTGCATTTCCGGCAGCAGCCGTCTGTGTCGGTGACAGCTATCTGGATCAACTGACTCCGCAACAAGAAGCGCAATTGTCTGCGGAGGTGGCCGATATGCCCTATTCCGAAGGGTTAATCTGGACAGCATCAAAGGACACAACCCAGATCACCGTCGTCGGCACGATGCACATCTATGATCCGCGCCTGGAGGAGTTGCGTGCGCAACTGGCCGAAAGGGTCGCGACGGCCGATCTTGTCCTGCTCGAGGCAACGCCGAAAGAAGAAGCGCAACTGGAAGAACTGATCACGCGCGAACCCGACCGCCTGTTTCTTGTTGACGGGCCTACCCTGCCAGAGCTGGTGGATGAAGAGACATGGCAACTGATTCTGGCCGCCGCCGGCGAACGCGGCATTCCCTCGTTCATGGCCGCCAAAATGCAACCTTGGTATCTATCAATGACCCTTGCGGTGCCATCCTGTGCGATGGCCGACATGATGGCGGGCGCGCGCGGCCTTGACCAGATGATCATCGAGGATGCGCAGGCAGCAGGGGTCCCCATGCAAGCGGTCGAACCCTACACGACACTGTTTGATCTGTTCGGAGACGACAACATGGACGAACAAATCAGTATGCTGCGGATCAGCATGCTGGTGCCCGAGCTACAACAGCAGATGTTCGTATCGATGCTCGACAGTTATTTCGCTGAGGAAATCGGCCAGCTTTGGGAGCTTTCGCGCCTCGCTATGTCCGATGTCCCCGGCATGGACCCCGCCGCCGGGAACGCCATGTTCGACGAAATGGAAGAATCGATGCTGAATATCCGCAACCGGAACTGGATTCCGGTCATCACGGATGCTGCCAAAGGCCGCGACGATATTGTCGTGGCGGTTGGTGCAGGTCATTTGATCGGTGAACAGGGTGTGCTGCAGCTTCTGGAAAACGAGGGCTGGACCATCACAAGGGCGGAATGAGAAGGGCGCAGGAATTGCAGGAAATTCCTTCCAGCCCATCAATAATTTCCGCGAAAACTATGGGCCTTCTACATCCCCGTAATCGGACAACCCTTTGCGCCCCAAATCGGTCAAATCGTAAACCCCGCGCGACACACGTGTGAACCAGCCATAATGGTCCGCCGCCATGATCTGTGTGGCTTGTGGTACTTCGGCCCATTCCTTGACCTTCGCGCCCTTTGACGGCCCATGGACGGCCAGAAAACGCGCGCAGCGCAGCGCATCCTGCCGATAGCCGGTGATGATCCCATGCCGTGTCGCACCCCCGTCATTGGGATCACCCTGTAACCGCTCAAAGGCCCGCAACAGACGGGTTTTCTTCTTCTTCGACTGCCGCGCAGCATAAGGCCCGGGGTCAGCCAGCACCTCGACATGCCCGTCACGCAAACGCACGGTCAGCACGCCCAAACCCGCACGCCGCGCCAGTTTGACATTCGCCTTCAGCGCCTTGTCTTTGCCGCCCGCCGGCACCGCCAGATAGACGTCATCGGTGGTCAGCAAGCGTTCAATCCCTTGATGGAACAGCGCCAGCGAAAACCCCAACTTGAGCTCGACCACCACCAGTTCATCGCCACGCCGCCCGACGACATCAGCGGGCCCAACCTCGCCTTTCACCTCATAGCCCTGGCGTTGCAGATAGGCCTTGATGGGGGGGTATAAATCGGCCTCGCGTGGCATGGGTGCTCCTTTCGGCATAGCCAATTGGAAAATTCGGGTGATGACAAGCCCCGCCAG from Yoonia rosea includes the following:
- a CDS encoding DUF2161 domain-containing phosphodiesterase; translation: MPREADLYPPIKAYLQRQGYEVKGEVGPADVVGRRGDELVVVELKLGFSLALFHQGIERLLTTDDVYLAVPAGGKDKALKANVKLARRAGLGVLTVRLRDGHVEVLADPGPYAARQSKKKKTRLLRAFERLQGDPNDGGATRHGIITGYRQDALRCARFLAVHGPSKGAKVKEWAEVPQATQIMAADHYGWFTRVSRGVYDLTDLGRKGLSDYGDVEGP
- a CDS encoding TraB/GumN family protein, translating into MFFRSAATLLLSCIAFPAAAVCVGDSYLDQLTPQQEAQLSAEVADMPYSEGLIWTASKDTTQITVVGTMHIYDPRLEELRAQLAERVATADLVLLEATPKEEAQLEELITREPDRLFLVDGPTLPELVDEETWQLILAAAGERGIPSFMAAKMQPWYLSMTLAVPSCAMADMMAGARGLDQMIIEDAQAAGVPMQAVEPYTTLFDLFGDDNMDEQISMLRISMLVPELQQQMFVSMLDSYFAEEIGQLWELSRLAMSDVPGMDPAAGNAMFDEMEESMLNIRNRNWIPVITDAAKGRDDIVVAVGAGHLIGEQGVLQLLENEGWTITRAE